From the Solanum stenotomum isolate F172 chromosome 4, ASM1918654v1, whole genome shotgun sequence genome, one window contains:
- the LOC125863016 gene encoding probable LRR receptor-like serine/threonine-protein kinase At1g63430 — translation MITRRGKMRNWVLFGVLVTVGLVFLKCDAFPSNEVHALNNFREAIYEDPHLVFSNWNALDSDPCGWSGIFCSTARDHVIKINISGASLKGFLSPNLHLISYLQELVLHGNVLIGTIPKEIGLLKNLKVLDLGSNQLAGPIPLELGNLSNIIKINLQYNGLTGKLPSELGKLIYLQELRLDRNKLKGPLPASNGSNFTSSAYGMHASGAKPTGLCRLSQLRVADFSFNFFFGSIPKCLEYLSKTSFQGNCLQAKDPRQRSTALCGGTPPAKSNPAQSNNKHRTVEGRAKHKSASKPTWLFVLEVVTGVIAGSLFLVAILAAIQKCKNESSIIIPWKKSASMKDHMKDHMAVYVDTEMLKDVERYSRQELEVACEDFSNIIGSSPDSLVYKGTVKGGPELAVISICVKEEQWTTYLELYFQKEVAELARINHEYTAKLLGYCRESSPFTRMLVFEYASNGTLYEHLHYGEGCQLSWTRRMKIVIGIAKGLKYLHSELDPPFTISELNSNAVYLTEDFSPKLVDFESWKTTFARSEKNSGAISSEGAMCVLPNSLQSRHLDMQGNIYAFGVLLLEIISGRPANCKDKGCLVDWAKEFLELPEVLPYVVDPELKHFRYEDLKVISEVVNLCIHPSSSSRTSMRDLCAMLESDIDTSITAELKASSLAWAELALSS, via the exons ATGATTACAAGAAGAGGAAAAATGAGAAATTGGGTTTTATTTGGAGTTTTAGTGACTGTTGGACTGGTTTTTCTGAAATGTGATGCTTTTCCATCAAATGAAG TTCATGCTCTAAATAACTTCAGGGAAGCTATCTATGAAGATCCACATCTGGTATTCTCAAATTGGAATGCCTTAGATTCAGATCCTTGTGGATGGTCTGGAATTTTTTGCTCAACGGCACGAGATCATGTCATAAAAAT TAACATTTCTGGTGCTTCTTTGAAGGGTTTTCTTTCGCCGAACTTGcatttgatttcttatttgCAAGAACT GGTATTGCATGGAAATGTACTGATTGGTACAATACCGAAGGAGATTGGCTTGTTGAAAAATTTAAAGGTCTTGGATTTGGGTTCTAACCAGCTTGCAGGACCAATTCCTCTCGAGCTTGGCAATTTGTCAAACATTATAAAGAT AAACCTTCAATACAATGGATTAACAGGTAAATTGCCCTCTGAGCTTGGTAAATTGATATACCTTCAGGAACTTCGCCTGGACAGAAATAAGCTCAAAGGACCACTGCCTGCCAGTAATGGCTCAAATTTTACATCCAGTGCGTATGGGAT gCATGCCTCTGGTGCCAAACCTACTGGTCTTTGTCGTTTATCTCAACTGAGAGTTGCTGATTTCtccttcaacttcttctttggTAGCATACCGAAGTGTCTGGAGTACCTTTCAAA AACTAGCTTTCAAGGAAATTGCCTTCAAGCAAAAGATCCCAGGCAGCGTTCTACTGCTTTATGTG GAGGCACTCCACCTGCCAAAAGCAATCCAGCGCAGAGCAATAATAAGCACCGGACTGTTGAAGGAAGAGCCAAACATAAGTCTGCTTCAAAACCTACCTGGCTTTTTGTGTTAGAAGTGGTAACTGGAGTTATTGCAGGTTCTCTCTTCCTTGTGGCTATTTTGGCTGCCATTCAGAAGTGTAAGAACGAATCTTCTATTATCATCCCTTGGAAGAAATCAGCAAGTATGAAAGACCATATGAAAGACCATATGGCAGTTTATGTAG ATACTGAGATGCTAAAGGACGTTGAAAGATATAGCAGACAAGAACTTGAGGTAGCTTGTGAAGATTTCAGCAACATTATTGGATCCTCACCAGACAGCTTGGTCTATAAAGGAACTGTGAAAGGCGGACCTGAATTAGCTGTAATTTCCATCTGTGTCAAAGAAGAGCAGTGGACCACCTATCTAGAGCTTTATTTTCAGAAAGAG GTAGCTGAATTGGCCAGAATAAATCACGAGTACACTGCAAAACTTCTAGGTTACTGCAGAGAGAGCAGTCCCTTCACAAGGATGTTGGTGTTCGAGTATGCATCTAACGGGACTTTATATGAACACCTCCATT ATGGAGAAGGGTGCCAACTTTCTTGGACGCGGCGAATGAAAATAGTTATTGGCATCGCTAAAGGACTGAAATATCTCCATTCAGAACTTGACCCGCCATTCACTATATCAGAACTGAATTCAAATGCTGTATATCTCACAGAAGATTTTTCTCCCAAG CTTGTTGATTTTGAAAGTTGGAAAACAACATTTGCCAGATCAGAAAAGAATTCCGGTGCTATCAGTAGTGAAGGAGCAATGTGTGTCCTTCCAAATTCTCTACAGAGCCGTCATCTTGACATGCAGGGTAACATCTATGCATTTGGAGTACTACTGCTCGAAATAATCAGCGGAAGACCTGCAAATTGCAAAGACAAAGGGTGCTTAGTAGATTGG GCCAAAGAATTCCTTGAATTGCCAGAGGTATTGCCATATGTTGTAGATCCCGAGTTGAAACATTTCAGATACGAAGACCTCAAAGTGATTTCTGAAGTGGTCAATCTCTGTATCCACCCAAGTTCGAGTAGCAGGACTTCGATGAGAGATTTGTGTGCTATGCTGGAGAGCGACATTGACACATCCATAACTGCAGAGCTCAAGGCATCGTCTTTAGCATGGGCTGAGCTTGCACTCTCATCCTAA